In one window of Pseudodesulfovibrio sediminis DNA:
- the mutY gene encoding A/G-specific adenine glycosylase, which produces MDEITFTHDLLDWYDANGRDLPWRQNPEPYAVWVSEIMAQQTQMDRVVGYYSRWMERFPDISTLARAREEDVLKMWEGLGYYSRARNMLKAAETVIQEYGGVFPAEFKTIQSLPGVGEYTAGAISSIAYGLPEPAVDANVLRVFSRVLDMEEPVRGKSGKGRVEKVVCSLIPPDRAGDFNQAIMELGALICSKRPKCDRCPVQGHCKAYMANTVHQRPVLPAPQKTIRINMVTGVLVHDGKILIQKRKPDDVWPGLWEFPGGSIEAGETPQQAVAREYMEEVELSIMPEKKITTVTYTYTKYRVTMHCYLCRLDQAYREPVFNEAVEGGFVLPEVLEEYAFPAGHRRLVEYMKSAEYFDTLS; this is translated from the coding sequence ATGGACGAAATTACATTTACTCACGATTTGCTTGACTGGTATGACGCCAATGGTCGGGATCTGCCCTGGCGTCAGAATCCCGAACCATATGCTGTCTGGGTCTCCGAGATCATGGCTCAGCAGACCCAGATGGACCGCGTCGTCGGATATTATTCCCGATGGATGGAGCGGTTTCCCGATATTTCCACTTTGGCGCGCGCCCGAGAAGAGGATGTGCTCAAGATGTGGGAGGGACTCGGGTATTATTCCCGTGCCCGAAACATGCTCAAGGCAGCCGAAACTGTGATTCAGGAGTATGGTGGGGTATTCCCTGCCGAATTCAAGACTATTCAGTCGTTGCCCGGAGTTGGTGAATATACTGCAGGAGCCATTTCGAGCATAGCCTATGGATTGCCTGAACCAGCCGTGGACGCCAATGTCCTGCGCGTGTTTTCCCGGGTGCTTGATATGGAGGAGCCTGTCCGTGGCAAAAGCGGGAAAGGACGTGTCGAAAAGGTTGTGTGTTCTCTGATTCCGCCTGACAGGGCCGGAGATTTCAATCAGGCGATCATGGAGCTTGGAGCGTTGATCTGTTCCAAACGACCCAAGTGTGATCGGTGTCCCGTTCAGGGGCACTGCAAAGCGTATATGGCGAATACGGTCCATCAGCGGCCCGTTCTTCCGGCACCCCAAAAAACCATTCGTATCAACATGGTCACAGGCGTTCTCGTACACGATGGGAAAATTCTCATTCAGAAGCGCAAGCCCGATGATGTCTGGCCCGGCCTATGGGAGTTTCCGGGCGGGAGCATTGAAGCCGGCGAGACGCCGCAACAGGCTGTGGCCCGTGAATATATGGAAGAAGTCGAACTTTCCATCATGCCTGAAAAAAAGATTACCACTGTCACCTATACGTACACCAAGTACCGGGTGACCATGCATTGCTATCTGTGTCGGCTTGATCAGGCGTACAGGGAGCCGGTGTTCAATGAAGCTGTGGAGGGCGGATTTGTTCTCCCCGAGGTCCTGGAAGAGTATGCATTTCCCGCAGGCCACAGACGGCTGGTGGAATACATGAAAAGTGCCGAGTATTTTGACACCCTGAGTTGA
- the dksA gene encoding RNA polymerase-binding protein DksA yields MESKDLQYFKETLDGLLNDILKKSEETIEDMTESGVSYADPSDRATAESDRAFTLRLRDRERKLIKKIQKAVDRIEDGEFGICQECGDDISIPRLKARPMTTLCINCKSKQEEDEAVRGD; encoded by the coding sequence ATGGAATCAAAAGACCTTCAATACTTCAAGGAAACCTTGGACGGCTTGTTGAATGATATCCTCAAGAAGAGTGAGGAAACCATTGAAGACATGACGGAATCCGGCGTATCCTATGCGGATCCATCTGACCGAGCCACGGCCGAGTCCGATCGAGCCTTCACATTGCGTCTGCGTGATCGCGAACGCAAACTGATCAAGAAAATCCAAAAGGCCGTTGATCGCATCGAAGACGGAGAATTCGGCATCTGCCAGGAATGTGGTGATGATATTTCCATCCCCCGCCTGAAAGCCAGACCCATGACCACGCTTTGCATAAACTGCAAAAGCAAGCAGGAGGAAGACGAGGCAGTTCGCGGCGACTAG
- a CDS encoding lytic murein transglycosylase yields the protein MNRLVEDGLDEHYVTALFSNPDLTFSPEVMARKMDVLLNTKLSAATSSPSAEPEVLSRYLNPILIAGAYSFYMEYRADFVVIEQKYGVPGELLTAILLVETRLGRNVGEENAFTILSSMALAKDFSLIESSIKRKDISDETRKWLIRRTEQKGDWGYAELKALIKYALAIDKDPLSIPSSIYGAIGQCQFMPTSAEHYGRDGTGDGKVDLSNTQDALHSMANFVASHGWKNDLSEADQLKVIYRYNHSESYAMTILSVADKIRKTKELFGG from the coding sequence GTGAACAGACTGGTCGAAGATGGTTTGGACGAGCACTATGTCACCGCTCTTTTTTCCAATCCTGATTTGACGTTTTCCCCGGAAGTGATGGCCCGAAAGATGGACGTTTTGCTCAATACCAAGCTGTCTGCGGCCACGTCGAGTCCCAGTGCCGAGCCTGAGGTTCTCAGTCGGTATCTCAACCCCATTCTCATTGCCGGAGCGTACTCGTTTTATATGGAGTACCGTGCCGATTTTGTTGTCATTGAACAGAAATACGGTGTTCCTGGTGAGTTGCTAACGGCCATATTACTGGTTGAGACCCGACTTGGCAGGAATGTCGGCGAGGAGAATGCCTTCACCATTCTGTCAAGCATGGCTCTGGCCAAGGATTTTTCGCTCATTGAGTCCTCCATCAAGCGAAAGGATATTTCTGACGAAACGCGGAAGTGGTTGATCAGGCGAACCGAGCAAAAGGGGGACTGGGGATATGCGGAACTCAAGGCGCTTATCAAGTATGCACTGGCCATTGACAAGGACCCGCTTTCCATTCCCAGCTCCATCTATGGAGCCATAGGGCAGTGCCAATTCATGCCGACCAGTGCCGAACATTATGGCAGGGATGGTACGGGGGACGGCAAGGTCGATCTGTCCAATACGCAGGACGCGCTTCATTCCATGGCCAATTTCGTGGCCAGTCATGGGTGGAAAAATGATCTCTCCGAAGCCGATCAGCTCAAGGTCATCTATCGCTACAACCATTCGGAAAGCTATGCCATGACCATTCTTTCCGTGGCAGACAAGATCAGGAAAACAAAAGAATTGTTTGGCGGCTGA
- a CDS encoding tetratricopeptide repeat protein, with translation MPSIGKLIDGLPEISQSKLVASGYGIWVAWKGTLHNSVEKTLQEYGALCVAKDTDQALWFCNTVEVFRAMARLQVWGRLNPMSVIFQIMPLTFLVGYDLEYSVSLSVELDRQNVVAPDELEVVIHPKLKENIQSVPGLSSEKIGGIDGLANVEWLRLNVDQGLDYETLRKWYFIIKPLGRMADKEAILGWRDFSGEILLLLQKLGLKYISDIKEGAIFFPLDNFRLLLSFCTEIMTLIKQSKEDEEKKYWPIVMAAAPQDNLQFSTDLPKKVGLDWNRMTPDFPHVRFMDGFLLSEWFRVNEARYGTDQMSLDSWCTLALKEGEEGFGYGTMQVALPNALMKAEGEECFYCGLKNHESKDCPTKKLDMPQPQIWNALAGTNINDFSDGFAEIDVDVNDDNFSRAILELMKDKNDLKSVMTKAVFEINAPSQLRTMKVVWRSRSKEWIDAAKQLAPEEGEYVWDALKAIESGNLEKAEGLIKEAQQQYPRSYQPHSLWGFYYLERKDFNQALFQWQEAERTSYTPLQQAIFAYLQARLMEIEGNLKDAINAYKHANTLDASWQEPVYRQAVCMVKMGFSGQAMDLFSNLISRDPHVFNRILIDPELDRGRVQLMNALWEHWAQAEEAVEAMRVKVDQLSEDITKRFDENHSYFETANEDLDRLRQLGTTSNFVAYYQLLRGGDRFQATLNNEVKRGIKRINSNLEYLSDRVRQVQREAAWFPFPKLLLEFNKEFNFCVEKINWIKTQRLNEADNFRKSLRFIEEIEDHIDSLQRRLVTLRIVRDSTLFILMLGRNFIWLELIGLGLLLVGLPSLIYFTRDVQGSYIIDLINDESQRWEICKGLVIIISIVAVAFSAVKSAFSFDKRKRELFDQLDEEIRQVAPKRY, from the coding sequence GTGCCTTCAATTGGCAAACTCATAGATGGACTCCCCGAGATCAGCCAGTCGAAACTGGTTGCTTCGGGGTATGGTATATGGGTGGCCTGGAAAGGGACGCTTCATAATTCCGTTGAGAAAACGCTTCAGGAATATGGAGCGTTATGTGTTGCCAAAGATACAGACCAGGCCTTGTGGTTCTGCAATACCGTTGAAGTCTTCCGGGCCATGGCCCGTCTTCAGGTTTGGGGCAGGCTCAATCCCATGTCGGTCATCTTTCAGATCATGCCGCTCACATTTCTTGTGGGATATGATCTGGAATATTCCGTTTCCCTTTCTGTGGAACTTGATCGTCAGAATGTGGTCGCTCCTGATGAGTTGGAAGTTGTCATTCATCCAAAGTTGAAAGAGAACATCCAGTCGGTTCCCGGCCTGAGTAGTGAGAAAATCGGGGGTATCGACGGTCTTGCCAACGTGGAATGGTTGCGCCTGAACGTTGATCAGGGGCTTGACTACGAGACCCTGCGAAAATGGTATTTCATTATCAAGCCGCTCGGTCGGATGGCTGATAAGGAGGCCATTCTGGGGTGGCGGGATTTTTCGGGCGAAATACTGCTTCTGTTACAGAAACTCGGGCTCAAATATATTTCGGATATCAAGGAAGGGGCCATTTTCTTCCCTCTGGATAACTTCCGTTTGTTGTTGTCGTTTTGCACCGAAATAATGACGCTGATCAAACAGTCCAAGGAAGACGAGGAAAAGAAATACTGGCCTATTGTCATGGCTGCCGCTCCACAGGACAACCTGCAGTTTTCGACTGACCTGCCGAAAAAGGTCGGTCTGGACTGGAACAGGATGACCCCTGATTTTCCCCACGTTCGTTTTATGGATGGCTTTCTCCTTTCCGAGTGGTTTCGTGTGAATGAAGCCCGGTATGGAACGGATCAGATGTCCCTGGATTCCTGGTGTACCCTTGCCCTCAAGGAAGGCGAAGAGGGCTTTGGGTATGGGACAATGCAGGTCGCTCTGCCCAATGCGCTTATGAAGGCGGAAGGCGAGGAGTGCTTCTATTGTGGTTTGAAGAACCATGAATCAAAGGATTGTCCGACAAAGAAGCTCGATATGCCCCAGCCGCAGATATGGAACGCTCTCGCCGGGACGAACATCAATGATTTTTCGGATGGGTTTGCGGAAATTGACGTGGATGTGAACGACGATAATTTTTCCCGCGCCATTCTTGAATTGATGAAAGACAAGAACGACCTCAAGTCGGTCATGACCAAGGCTGTTTTCGAGATCAATGCCCCCTCTCAACTCAGGACCATGAAAGTTGTCTGGAGGAGTCGGAGCAAGGAGTGGATCGATGCGGCGAAGCAGCTTGCCCCGGAAGAGGGGGAGTATGTTTGGGATGCCTTGAAAGCCATAGAGAGTGGCAACCTGGAAAAGGCTGAAGGCTTGATTAAGGAAGCGCAGCAGCAATATCCCAGAAGTTACCAGCCGCATTCGCTGTGGGGATTCTACTATCTGGAGAGGAAAGATTTCAATCAGGCTCTTTTCCAATGGCAGGAAGCAGAGCGTACGAGCTATACCCCGCTTCAACAGGCGATATTTGCCTACCTTCAGGCCCGCTTGATGGAGATCGAAGGCAACCTCAAGGATGCCATCAACGCTTACAAGCATGCGAATACCTTGGACGCATCGTGGCAGGAACCAGTGTATCGCCAGGCTGTCTGCATGGTGAAAATGGGCTTTTCCGGTCAGGCCATGGATCTTTTTTCCAATCTCATCAGCCGTGATCCGCATGTTTTCAATCGGATTCTCATTGATCCGGAACTTGACCGGGGCCGGGTGCAACTCATGAACGCCTTGTGGGAGCACTGGGCGCAGGCGGAAGAAGCCGTTGAAGCCATGCGCGTCAAGGTCGATCAGCTTTCCGAGGACATAACCAAGCGCTTCGATGAGAATCATAGTTATTTCGAGACGGCAAACGAAGACCTCGATCGGCTGAGACAACTGGGCACGACCAGTAATTTCGTTGCCTATTATCAATTGCTTCGGGGGGGTGACAGGTTCCAGGCAACGCTGAATAACGAGGTCAAGCGCGGGATCAAGCGTATCAATTCCAATCTGGAATATCTTTCGGATCGAGTTCGTCAGGTGCAGAGGGAAGCCGCATGGTTCCCGTTTCCGAAGTTGTTGCTGGAGTTCAACAAGGAATTCAACTTCTGTGTGGAGAAGATAAACTGGATAAAGACACAGCGGTTGAATGAAGCGGATAATTTCAGGAAATCACTGCGTTTTATCGAAGAAATTGAAGATCATATTGATTCCCTGCAAAGGCGTCTTGTCACTTTGCGGATTGTGCGGGATTCGACCCTGTTTATTCTTATGTTGGGCCGCAATTTCATCTGGCTGGAACTCATTGGCCTCGGGCTGCTGCTTGTGGGATTGCCCTCGCTTATTTATTTTACCCGTGATGTGCAGGGGAGTTACATTATTGATCTCATCAATGATGAAAGTCAGCGTTGGGAAATCTGCAAGGGGCTGGTGATCATCATAAGCATTGTTGCCGTGGCTTTTTCCGCCGTAAAAAGTGCGTTTTCTTTCGACAAACGAAAACGAGAACTCTTCGATCAATTGGATGAAGAGATACGACAGGTCGCTCCGAAACGATACTGA
- a CDS encoding NFACT RNA binding domain-containing protein, producing the protein MEANFFRFLCAELGNILIGRRIDKVFGPAPGIWVLKIQNTGEQLYLLYRPAKSAGLLFTSTVKPTNPQTASAMTMWFRKRLNGRRILAAHVDWPTLRLALKLTPRDEDKAGNFLVIDCRSDMRLVDELEPEFGVQPEWPALEDAMDDPDIWRQYPHISPPLRKALQRLSEAEAHSLYFAVATGSACTFYLPKMKNGWAPPQVWSCHEMEETCPSALEAANIHGERTLFPLMEMEEDKPQKTLLKRARKKINRNLARLDEEEARLKSLQAEQIKAEALQAELYRFKDARELEKIEVTHPVHGPMVVPLNPFLSPTENMEKYFKIAAKAQRGFPHIKRRRKELLSQLNQLEEGTYEVHPAMAQSAAPTQDGAPALPKRYRGLAVSLFRSSDGFTIIRGKNKKANHDMLSKASSPFDYWFHVDDGPSSHVILKRDHPNQTVPETTLMEAAALCGLKSYRKDDGRADIMYALVKDIRKVKGFAVGQVAVDKKLGTLRVDLDPSLEATLSKDAA; encoded by the coding sequence ATGGAAGCCAATTTCTTTCGTTTCCTATGTGCTGAGCTGGGCAACATCCTGATCGGTCGGAGAATCGATAAGGTCTTTGGACCTGCCCCGGGAATCTGGGTTCTGAAAATCCAGAACACCGGCGAACAACTTTATCTGCTCTACAGACCCGCCAAATCGGCGGGTCTTTTGTTTACCTCCACCGTCAAACCGACCAATCCACAGACTGCATCAGCCATGACCATGTGGTTTCGCAAGCGCTTGAATGGACGACGTATTCTCGCCGCACATGTGGACTGGCCGACTCTGCGCCTGGCACTGAAGCTCACCCCCAGAGATGAGGACAAAGCTGGAAACTTTCTGGTCATCGACTGCCGCTCCGACATGCGTCTTGTCGATGAACTGGAGCCGGAATTCGGTGTGCAGCCGGAATGGCCCGCACTGGAAGACGCCATGGATGACCCCGATATCTGGCGTCAGTATCCGCATATTTCTCCCCCACTACGCAAAGCCCTGCAACGCCTCTCGGAAGCGGAAGCGCACTCCCTGTATTTTGCGGTGGCGACCGGTTCGGCCTGCACGTTTTATCTGCCCAAGATGAAAAACGGATGGGCACCTCCACAGGTCTGGTCATGCCATGAGATGGAAGAGACCTGTCCGTCAGCGCTGGAAGCGGCCAATATCCATGGAGAACGCACACTCTTCCCCCTCATGGAGATGGAAGAAGACAAACCGCAGAAAACCCTTCTCAAACGGGCCAGAAAGAAAATCAATCGCAACCTTGCCCGGTTGGATGAAGAAGAAGCCCGGCTCAAGTCTCTCCAGGCCGAACAGATCAAGGCGGAGGCATTGCAGGCGGAACTGTATCGTTTCAAGGACGCCAGAGAGCTTGAGAAAATAGAAGTCACCCACCCTGTCCATGGTCCCATGGTGGTCCCTCTCAACCCATTTCTCTCCCCCACAGAGAACATGGAAAAGTATTTCAAAATAGCAGCCAAGGCGCAACGGGGCTTTCCTCATATCAAACGCAGACGAAAAGAACTCCTCAGCCAGCTGAACCAACTGGAAGAGGGGACCTATGAAGTGCACCCGGCCATGGCGCAGTCTGCCGCGCCCACACAGGATGGCGCTCCGGCCCTTCCCAAACGCTACAGAGGGCTTGCGGTCTCCCTGTTCCGGTCAAGCGACGGGTTCACGATCATTCGCGGCAAGAACAAGAAAGCCAACCACGACATGTTGAGCAAGGCGTCCAGCCCGTTTGACTACTGGTTTCATGTGGATGACGGCCCCAGTTCACACGTTATCCTGAAGCGCGACCATCCCAATCAGACGGTCCCGGAAACCACCCTCATGGAGGCCGCAGCGCTGTGCGGCCTGAAAAGCTATCGCAAGGACGACGGCAGAGCAGACATAATGTACGCGCTGGTCAAGGACATCCGCAAGGTGAAGGGATTTGCCGTGGGACAAGTCGCTGTGGACAAGAAGCTGGGGACCTTACGGGTGGATCTGGATCCGTCACTGGAAGCAACGCTCTCCAAAGATGCTGCATGA
- the gpmA gene encoding 2,3-diphosphoglycerate-dependent phosphoglycerate mutase, with product MHKIVLIRHGQSEWNLTNRFTGWTDVDLTEQGIEEAKAGAKLLKDGGFAFDVAHTSLLKRAIRTLWLVQDEMDIMWLPVRNTWRLNERHYGALQGLNKAETAQKYGDEQVFIWRRSFDTPPPELDMDDERYPGNDPRYATLSETDLPRAESLKITIDRTMPYWFETIAPQVQSGQRVLIVAHGNSLRGLVKYLDKMDDDSITSLNIPTGVPLVYELDDDLNAIDHYYLGDQEAAAKAAEAVANQAKGG from the coding sequence GTGCATAAAATTGTATTGATCCGACATGGGCAGAGTGAATGGAACCTGACAAACCGGTTTACCGGTTGGACGGATGTGGATCTGACCGAGCAGGGTATCGAAGAAGCAAAAGCCGGTGCCAAACTTCTCAAGGATGGCGGGTTTGCTTTTGATGTCGCCCACACGTCACTGTTGAAACGGGCCATTCGTACCTTATGGTTGGTGCAGGACGAGATGGATATCATGTGGCTGCCGGTGCGCAACACTTGGCGACTCAACGAACGTCATTATGGTGCGCTTCAGGGGCTGAACAAGGCTGAAACCGCGCAGAAATATGGCGATGAGCAGGTTTTCATCTGGCGTCGCAGTTTTGATACGCCACCGCCAGAACTCGATATGGATGACGAGCGGTATCCGGGGAATGATCCGCGGTATGCAACGCTCTCAGAGACGGATTTGCCGAGGGCTGAAAGTCTAAAGATCACCATTGATCGGACCATGCCTTATTGGTTCGAGACAATCGCGCCCCAGGTGCAGAGCGGGCAGCGTGTGCTGATTGTCGCCCATGGAAATTCCTTGCGAGGGCTGGTCAAGTACCTTGATAAAATGGATGACGACTCGATCACTTCATTGAATATTCCCACTGGAGTTCCACTGGTTTACGAGCTTGATGATGACCTCAACGCCATTGACCACTACTATCTTGGCGATCAGGAAGCGGCGGCCAAGGCTGCTGAAGCTGTTGCAAACCAGGCCAAGGGGGGGTAA
- a CDS encoding glycosyltransferase family 4 protein: protein MKIFQVINVRWFNATAWYAITLSRLLAEAGHEVTVLTQAGTAPEKAAQEAGLRTVSVDLNTTNPIRFASATKHIILLLRTHRPDIVNCHRGEGFFLWGVLKLFGFNFQLVRTRGDQRPPRSDAINRWLHAGVADAVVVTNRRMADYFLEKMRTPGHGLWLIHGGVDTARFHFDQAGRNRVRNEFGYASDDIVVGLLGRFDRVKGHEETIKAVASLHKKGMENIRLFLIGFDTAMTSSQIETLIDDAGIKDITRISGKRDDVNACISAVDIGVVASLWSEAIARSALEIMAVDRPLVSTDVGVMPDLVCPSAMVGPGDVKALADAIESIVNSDELRSEILEAQKRTMSQLTLEEFLKRSLNLYHSLIDDK, encoded by the coding sequence ATGAAAATATTCCAAGTTATCAATGTCCGCTGGTTCAATGCGACTGCGTGGTACGCAATCACTTTGAGCCGTCTTCTAGCTGAGGCCGGCCACGAAGTCACGGTTTTGACCCAGGCTGGTACTGCGCCGGAAAAAGCTGCGCAGGAAGCAGGTCTCCGGACGGTTTCGGTCGATCTGAACACCACCAATCCGATCCGCTTCGCCAGTGCGACAAAGCATATCATACTACTCCTCAGGACGCACCGTCCTGACATTGTCAATTGTCACCGGGGTGAAGGGTTCTTTCTGTGGGGCGTACTCAAACTTTTCGGTTTCAACTTCCAACTCGTCAGGACTCGGGGAGACCAACGCCCGCCCCGTAGCGACGCCATCAACCGCTGGCTGCATGCCGGTGTAGCCGATGCCGTGGTAGTCACGAACCGCCGTATGGCAGACTATTTTCTGGAAAAAATGCGTACACCAGGCCATGGGCTCTGGCTCATTCACGGTGGCGTAGACACTGCCCGTTTCCATTTTGACCAGGCTGGCAGAAACCGGGTACGCAACGAATTCGGCTATGCTTCCGACGACATCGTTGTCGGTCTTCTTGGCCGTTTCGACCGTGTCAAAGGGCACGAGGAAACCATCAAGGCCGTGGCTTCCCTGCACAAAAAAGGCATGGAGAACATCCGTCTCTTTCTCATCGGCTTTGACACCGCTATGACCAGCTCGCAGATCGAAACGTTGATCGATGACGCCGGAATCAAGGACATCACCCGAATAAGCGGCAAACGCGACGATGTGAATGCGTGTATCAGCGCAGTTGATATCGGGGTGGTAGCCTCTCTATGGTCCGAGGCCATTGCCCGTTCAGCTCTGGAAATAATGGCCGTAGACCGCCCTCTGGTCTCCACCGACGTCGGCGTCATGCCCGACCTGGTCTGCCCGTCCGCAATGGTCGGCCCCGGAGATGTGAAAGCACTGGCAGACGCCATTGAGAGCATCGTCAACAGTGATGAACTGCGCAGCGAAATTCTGGAAGCTCAAAAACGGACCATGTCTCAACTGACCCTGGAGGAATTCCTCAAACGGTCACTGAATCTCTATCACAGTCTCATTGACGACAAGTAA
- a CDS encoding glycosyltransferase family 2 protein, translated as MENRLVSIILPTYNRADFIGTALDAVFAQTYEKWECIIIDDGSTDNTTDVLGAYDDPRIRYIHQENQGVSGARNTGIGICQGEVIALLDSDDEWMPNKLSTQLEYMREHDYQICQTEEIWVRGGKRVNQPAKYAKPEGWFFEASLEMCLISPSCTMFTRNAWESIGPFDENMPSCEDYDMWLRACLEYPVGLVREKLTIKYGGRPDQLSICVPCADLHRIRALIKILQSRKLDAAQSALALAELKNKVEIYMQGCEKRGKSDEAQRVWNLFCMVSEGKEVPLNTLS; from the coding sequence ATGGAAAACAGACTCGTATCCATCATACTCCCCACATACAACAGGGCTGATTTTATTGGAACCGCGCTTGATGCGGTTTTTGCCCAGACCTATGAAAAATGGGAATGCATAATCATAGATGATGGATCCACGGATAATACCACGGATGTTTTGGGGGCATATGATGATCCTCGTATTCGATACATCCATCAGGAAAACCAGGGTGTCTCCGGGGCCCGGAATACGGGTATCGGTATCTGTCAGGGCGAGGTTATAGCCTTGCTTGATTCGGATGACGAATGGATGCCGAACAAACTGTCCACACAACTGGAGTATATGCGTGAGCATGACTACCAGATCTGTCAGACCGAGGAGATATGGGTCCGGGGCGGAAAACGAGTCAATCAACCCGCCAAATATGCCAAACCTGAAGGGTGGTTCTTTGAAGCCTCCCTGGAGATGTGCCTCATCAGCCCGTCCTGTACCATGTTCACGCGCAATGCATGGGAGAGCATAGGTCCTTTTGATGAGAACATGCCGTCCTGTGAGGATTATGATATGTGGTTGCGCGCATGTCTGGAGTATCCGGTGGGATTGGTGCGGGAGAAATTGACTATCAAGTACGGTGGGCGGCCGGACCAATTGTCTATATGTGTGCCGTGCGCTGATCTGCATCGTATACGGGCATTGATAAAAATCCTGCAAAGTCGGAAACTTGACGCAGCCCAGTCTGCTCTGGCCCTGGCAGAGTTGAAGAATAAGGTTGAGATTTATATGCAAGGGTGCGAAAAAAGAGGGAAAAGTGATGAGGCGCAACGGGTTTGGAACCTGTTTTGCATGGTGAGCGAAGGGAAAGAAGTTCCCTTGAATACATTGAGTTAG